A single Rhodomicrobium lacus DNA region contains:
- a CDS encoding lysophospholipid acyltransferase family protein, whose product MRAPAKALLFFRSALFIPILYLTWAVFLILGSWLLLPIVPRRWAMAALKLHGDVTQGLLRVICGTKMEVRGREKLLPGPCIVAAKHQATWDTFAPLSLMRDPALVMKAELLSIPLYGRFCRKFELIPIQRELGPAALRQMVREARSRAAEGREIVIFPEGTRAEPGAAPDYKPGIIFLYQDLKVPVCPMALNSGMFWPRHSFLRYPGTIVVEFLDPIPPGLPKQEFMQRLETEIETASERLRLEARRELEALGLEPAIDEPPLAVKESRTVRE is encoded by the coding sequence ATGCGCGCGCCAGCTAAAGCCCTCCTCTTCTTTCGATCCGCGCTCTTCATTCCCATCCTCTACCTCACCTGGGCGGTCTTCCTGATCCTTGGAAGCTGGCTGCTTCTGCCGATCGTGCCCCGCCGGTGGGCTATGGCGGCGCTGAAACTCCATGGCGATGTCACACAGGGCCTGCTGCGGGTGATCTGCGGCACGAAAATGGAGGTTCGCGGACGAGAGAAGCTTCTTCCGGGGCCGTGTATCGTAGCAGCCAAGCATCAGGCCACATGGGACACCTTCGCGCCGCTTTCGCTCATGCGCGATCCGGCGCTCGTAATGAAGGCGGAACTGCTGTCGATCCCGCTTTATGGGCGCTTCTGCCGGAAATTCGAACTCATACCGATCCAGCGAGAGCTTGGCCCGGCTGCGTTGCGCCAGATGGTGCGCGAAGCGCGGAGCCGCGCCGCCGAGGGCCGCGAGATCGTGATTTTTCCCGAGGGCACGCGCGCCGAGCCGGGCGCCGCTCCAGACTACAAGCCCGGCATCATCTTTCTTTATCAGGATCTGAAAGTGCCCGTGTGCCCCATGGCGCTCAACTCCGGCATGTTCTGGCCGCGTCATTCCTTCCTGCGCTATCCCGGCACGATCGTGGTGGAATTTCTCGATCCGATCCCGCCGGGACTGCCGAAGCAGGAGTTCATGCAGCGGCTTGAGACCGAGATCGAAACGGCGTCGGAGCGTTTGCGTCTCGAAGCGCGCCGTGAGCTTGAGGCGCTTGGCCTTGAGCCCGCGATTGACGAACCGCCGCTCGCCGTCAAGGAAAGCCGCACCGTGCGCGAGTGA
- a CDS encoding YdcF family protein, producing MSTDGDKTCPRNLLAPRAILRRAVRITALFSFAIMCGFFIFAYSVSIMPSARLKDADAIVALTGDEERIAAAVRLLSEGKARRLLISGVHKTTRAPQIMSLTTSRGSRSWSLFSCCVDIDNAHNTEANAAETTNWVRKRGYRSIIVVTSTYHMPRALIELHQAMRDVELVPYPVRAPRLDERWWRDSRTAWVLWKEYMKYITAMARYGANSISNASARNEHEPQLINARAS from the coding sequence ATGAGCACCGACGGCGACAAGACTTGCCCGCGTAATCTGCTCGCTCCCAGAGCGATCCTCCGGCGTGCGGTGCGCATAACCGCTCTTTTTTCCTTCGCGATCATGTGCGGCTTTTTTATCTTCGCCTATTCGGTCAGCATCATGCCGTCGGCGAGGCTCAAGGACGCAGACGCCATCGTCGCGCTCACGGGTGACGAGGAGCGCATCGCCGCCGCCGTGCGCCTTCTGTCCGAGGGCAAGGCACGCCGACTCCTTATTTCGGGCGTACACAAGACGACACGCGCGCCGCAGATCATGAGCCTTACTACGTCTCGCGGGTCGCGAAGCTGGTCGCTGTTTTCCTGCTGCGTCGACATCGACAATGCCCACAACACCGAAGCCAACGCGGCCGAGACCACGAACTGGGTACGAAAACGCGGATACCGGTCGATCATCGTCGTCACATCCACTTACCACATGCCGCGCGCGTTGATTGAACTTCATCAGGCGATGCGGGACGTCGAGCTTGTGCCTTACCCGGTCAGGGCGCCGCGCCTCGACGAACGCTGGTGGCGCGATTCGCGCACTGCGTGGGTTCTCTGGAAGGAGTACATGAAGTATATCACGGCGATGGCGCGCTACGGCGCGAACTCCATCTCCAACGCCTCCGCCAGGAACGAACACGAGCCACAGTTGATCAATGCGCGCGCCAGCTAA
- a CDS encoding cell division protein FtsX: MSAVEPASALPVPYKARKQAQPKYARPNAPIVPPGSVTGRSLALVIAIMGFLASITACGVYVVFNAANVWTNRISAEITVQIQPRADTSGEDRTAEIVQFLKDQNGIARVTPFSQEQSLKLVEPWIGRSEVLKSFAIPKLIAVQIDTSSPPDIATLKTVLESKFPGALLDDHGLWRNEIRRLTRLLEIGGIGMLFLMAMATAAVIVAAATSALASNREIVSVLNLVGAEEKFIARQFETHFLKVGVKAGIFGAGLAGLLFLCLPYITEGISTSATSAAEIRRLVGAGTLDIGGYAVLVVVVVAVALICKLTSRYGVRRILNHQNS; the protein is encoded by the coding sequence ATGAGTGCCGTCGAACCCGCGTCCGCGCTTCCGGTGCCGTACAAGGCACGCAAGCAGGCTCAGCCCAAATATGCCCGGCCGAACGCCCCCATCGTGCCGCCGGGATCGGTCACGGGGCGCTCGCTCGCGCTGGTGATCGCGATCATGGGCTTCCTCGCCTCGATCACGGCTTGCGGCGTCTACGTGGTCTTCAATGCCGCCAATGTGTGGACGAACCGCATCTCGGCCGAGATCACCGTTCAGATCCAGCCGCGCGCCGACACGTCGGGAGAAGACCGAACCGCCGAAATCGTCCAGTTCCTGAAGGACCAGAACGGCATCGCTCGCGTCACGCCGTTCTCCCAGGAACAATCCTTGAAGCTCGTCGAGCCATGGATCGGCCGCTCCGAGGTGCTGAAGAGCTTCGCGATCCCGAAGCTCATCGCGGTGCAGATCGACACGTCGAGCCCGCCGGACATAGCCACGCTGAAGACTGTGCTCGAATCGAAGTTTCCGGGTGCGCTTCTCGACGACCATGGGCTTTGGCGCAATGAGATACGCCGCCTGACGAGACTCCTCGAAATCGGCGGCATCGGCATGCTGTTCCTGATGGCGATGGCGACAGCGGCGGTGATCGTGGCGGCCGCGACGAGCGCCCTCGCTTCCAACCGCGAGATCGTGTCCGTGCTGAACCTTGTGGGCGCGGAAGAGAAATTTATCGCCCGTCAATTCGAGACACATTTCCTCAAGGTTGGCGTGAAGGCGGGGATATTCGGCGCGGGCCTCGCGGGTCTCCTGTTCCTTTGCCTGCCTTACATCACGGAAGGGATCAGCACGTCCGCGACATCGGCAGCCGAGATTCGCCGCCTCGTCGGCGCGGGCACGCTCGACATCGGCGGATACGCGGTGCTGGTGGTCGTGGTTGTGGCTGTCGCGCTCATCTGCAAGCTCACCTCGCGCTATGGTGTGCGCAGAATCCTCAACCATCAGAACAGTTAG
- the ftsE gene encoding cell division ATP-binding protein FtsE — MNTGHALIRFENVGLRYGAGQEVLRDVNFHLHPGSFHFLTGASGAGKTTLLRMLFMSLRPTRGLVYLFGRNIAKNTTSQRADLRRRIGIVFQDFRLLDHLTTWENVALPLRVMGRKQSDYQDDVTELLRWVGLGDRMHAFPAVLSGGEKQRAAIARAVIAKPELLLADEPTGNVDPQMARRLLRLFIELNRLGTSIIIATHDYQLMSQFPAARMQLENGRLEMHE, encoded by the coding sequence GTGAATACCGGTCATGCTCTTATTCGATTCGAGAATGTCGGTCTCCGTTACGGGGCTGGCCAGGAAGTCCTGCGCGACGTAAATTTTCACCTGCATCCCGGCTCGTTTCACTTCCTCACCGGAGCGTCCGGCGCGGGAAAGACGACGCTTCTGCGCATGCTGTTCATGTCGCTCAGGCCAACGCGCGGCCTCGTCTATCTTTTCGGACGAAATATCGCCAAGAATACGACGAGTCAGCGCGCGGACCTCAGGCGGCGCATCGGCATCGTCTTTCAGGACTTCCGCCTGCTGGACCATCTGACCACGTGGGAGAATGTGGCGCTCCCGCTTCGCGTGATGGGCCGCAAGCAGAGCGACTATCAGGACGATGTGACAGAGCTTTTGCGCTGGGTGGGCCTCGGCGACCGCATGCATGCCTTTCCGGCGGTTTTATCGGGCGGTGAGAAGCAGCGCGCGGCCATCGCGCGGGCGGTGATCGCGAAGCCTGAACTTCTCCTCGCCGACGAGCCGACCGGCAACGTCGACCCTCAGATGGCGCGCCGCCTTCTTCGCCTGTTCATCGAGTTGAACCGACTAGGCACGTCGATCATCATCGCGACCCACGATTATCAGCTCATGTCGCAGTTCCCGGCGGCGCGCATGCAGCTTGAGAACGGCCGGTTGGAAATGCACGAGTAG
- a CDS encoding zinc-ribbon domain-containing protein codes for MIIECPACTTRYEIKATLPPEGRSVRCAKCGTVWRALPDVADEPQDSQPQEIEAATRQHALEEESAVSEVERQKRDLAAELRRQWGADAIPKAESDEAGTDAVGVASASHVADEPVHADENAPGSRFASFNEEWRRDDADFHHETAPVAGAETNVGAAASPKDEQIARELSIEEPVAEPFAGGEAGSEQSAPREDGKVSWFGSFRRRRKQKETEASAAGEEAAASPQIAETIPFPRQQHGADAAAPDAGPDLRTLEEAREAVRGVFSSLGDGRPSLPGHSFASPMTAPVSETGRDIPPAGARALFRGEAESGHDEGAPASHASGEQRDAKYDRTLWRVPEDENAEEGASTDAGRSDSTVDPRWHPSLEQAATPGDPDAALRKAMQSQYSDASEDKELADELESHLRAASGPRQEGRLEDDLQGDLAAIWKRPQVRAPVVPAEDSAPLADDADEAGFDPRLAREIEATQESSGVPRRGVGSLAVAAGWGLFLTVAAGLVVGLLAFRDIVAFSAPGLAPLYSALGMPVTVQPLTFDTVTYKWTITDGKPTLLVSGAIYNTSKRKVKVPDFTITIRDRDPALDREYSAALRSGATKIRSRQREDFDIELVSPSPTLSSIELALKKVR; via the coding sequence ATGATCATCGAATGCCCGGCATGCACGACGCGCTATGAAATCAAGGCCACGCTGCCGCCGGAAGGCCGCTCCGTCCGTTGTGCCAAATGCGGCACGGTCTGGCGCGCACTGCCCGACGTTGCTGATGAGCCTCAGGACAGTCAGCCGCAGGAGATCGAAGCCGCAACGCGGCAGCACGCCTTAGAGGAAGAGTCCGCCGTGTCCGAGGTTGAACGTCAGAAGCGCGACCTTGCCGCGGAACTTCGGCGGCAATGGGGTGCCGACGCAATTCCGAAGGCCGAGAGCGACGAAGCGGGGACGGATGCCGTCGGCGTCGCATCCGCGAGTCATGTCGCTGATGAGCCTGTGCATGCCGACGAGAATGCGCCCGGATCGCGTTTCGCCTCGTTCAACGAAGAATGGCGCCGCGATGACGCCGATTTTCACCACGAAACCGCCCCTGTCGCCGGAGCGGAGACGAATGTCGGCGCCGCAGCCTCGCCGAAAGACGAGCAGATTGCACGGGAGCTTTCCATTGAAGAGCCCGTTGCGGAGCCGTTTGCCGGTGGCGAGGCCGGCAGCGAACAGTCCGCCCCGCGCGAAGATGGAAAGGTGAGCTGGTTCGGCAGCTTCCGCCGTCGCCGCAAGCAAAAGGAAACCGAAGCCTCCGCGGCGGGCGAAGAGGCGGCAGCTTCGCCCCAGATCGCCGAAACGATCCCGTTTCCTCGTCAGCAGCACGGCGCGGACGCAGCCGCTCCTGATGCCGGCCCCGATCTACGCACGCTGGAAGAGGCGCGCGAAGCGGTTCGTGGGGTGTTTTCGAGCCTCGGTGACGGTCGCCCGTCCCTTCCTGGCCATAGCTTCGCCTCGCCCATGACCGCGCCCGTCAGCGAGACGGGGCGCGACATCCCCCCGGCCGGAGCGCGCGCGCTTTTTCGGGGCGAGGCTGAAAGCGGTCACGATGAGGGCGCGCCCGCAAGCCACGCTTCCGGTGAGCAGCGAGACGCCAAGTATGATCGCACCCTGTGGCGCGTTCCCGAAGACGAGAACGCAGAGGAGGGCGCTTCGACGGATGCCGGGCGCTCCGATTCCACCGTCGACCCGCGTTGGCACCCGAGCCTGGAGCAAGCCGCGACGCCGGGCGATCCCGACGCCGCGCTGCGAAAAGCGATGCAGTCGCAATACTCGGATGCTTCCGAAGACAAGGAACTTGCCGACGAGTTGGAAAGCCATCTCCGCGCCGCGTCGGGACCACGTCAGGAAGGGCGTCTCGAAGACGATCTTCAGGGCGATCTCGCGGCCATCTGGAAGCGCCCGCAGGTACGCGCGCCGGTCGTTCCGGCCGAGGATTCCGCGCCTCTGGCCGATGACGCCGATGAGGCCGGTTTCGATCCCCGCCTTGCTCGCGAAATCGAGGCGACGCAGGAGTCGTCAGGCGTGCCACGCCGCGGCGTCGGCAGCCTTGCCGTTGCGGCGGGGTGGGGCCTCTTTTTGACCGTGGCTGCCGGGCTTGTGGTCGGCTTGCTGGCTTTTCGCGATATCGTCGCCTTCTCGGCGCCGGGCCTTGCGCCGCTCTACAGCGCCTTAGGAATGCCCGTCACGGTGCAGCCGCTCACGTTCGATACCGTCACTTACAAATGGACGATTACGGACGGCAAGCCTACCCTTCTCGTCAGCGGAGCCATTTACAACACATCGAAACGCAAGGTGAAAGTGCCCGATTTCACGATCACGATCAGGGATCGCGATCCGGCGCTCGACCGCGAATATTCCGCCGCGCTGCGAAGCGGAGCAACCAAGATCAGGTCGAGGCAGCGCGAAGATTTCGATATCGAACTGGTTTCGCCCAGCCCAACCCTGTCGTCCATCGAACTCGCGCTCAAGAAAGTCCGTTAG
- the zapE gene encoding cell division protein ZapE gives MTAGLLERYRRLLADGKISPDPAQALAVEKLQILTNRLALYVAPAKTDFFSFFTRKRGEVPKGLYVYGAVGRGKTMLMDLFFQEAPVEKKRRAHFHEFMADVHAALTVARREAKDDPIVSVAKSIAAGARLLCLDELFVTDIADATIVSRLFATLFDAGTVVVFTSNAHPTQLYKNGRNRDQFVPFIHLIENTLEVLQLESAQDYRLQHLTHGALYFSPADASAKAAMDELWKKLTFGEPCAPEVIPVLGRELHVPRACLGAARFTFAELFEQPTAAADYLALVRHYHTIFVDGIPVLTPADRNAARRFITFIDSLYDARTGFVASADAQPDDLYKAGDGSELFERTASRLIEMRSPDYFTKAAASREADAPEG, from the coding sequence ATGACAGCCGGTCTCCTGGAACGTTACCGTCGCCTTCTGGCCGACGGCAAGATTTCGCCTGACCCCGCGCAGGCGCTCGCCGTCGAAAAACTGCAAATCCTAACAAACCGGCTCGCGCTTTATGTTGCGCCAGCGAAGACGGACTTCTTCTCCTTCTTCACGCGCAAGCGGGGCGAGGTGCCGAAAGGGCTCTACGTCTACGGCGCGGTCGGCCGCGGCAAGACGATGCTCATGGATCTGTTCTTTCAGGAAGCGCCGGTCGAGAAGAAGCGTCGGGCGCATTTCCATGAATTCATGGCCGATGTTCACGCCGCGCTGACCGTTGCGCGGCGCGAGGCGAAAGACGACCCTATCGTGTCCGTGGCGAAGTCGATCGCGGCGGGGGCGCGGCTTCTGTGCCTCGACGAGCTGTTCGTGACCGACATCGCCGACGCGACCATCGTAAGTCGCCTGTTCGCCACGCTGTTCGATGCCGGAACGGTTGTCGTCTTCACCTCGAATGCGCACCCGACGCAGCTTTACAAGAACGGGCGCAACCGCGACCAGTTCGTGCCGTTCATCCATCTGATCGAAAACACGCTGGAAGTGCTGCAACTCGAGTCCGCGCAGGATTACCGCCTGCAGCACCTCACTCACGGCGCGCTGTATTTCTCGCCCGCCGATGCCTCCGCCAAGGCCGCGATGGATGAGCTTTGGAAGAAGCTCACCTTCGGCGAACCCTGCGCGCCGGAAGTCATCCCTGTGCTTGGCCGCGAGCTTCACGTGCCCCGCGCATGCCTCGGCGCGGCGCGGTTCACCTTCGCGGAGCTGTTCGAGCAGCCGACTGCCGCCGCCGACTATCTGGCGCTCGTCCGCCACTATCACACGATCTTCGTGGATGGAATCCCGGTTCTGACCCCTGCCGACCGCAACGCCGCGCGCCGTTTCATCACGTTCATCGACTCGCTCTACGACGCGCGCACGGGCTTCGTCGCTTCCGCGGATGCGCAGCCCGACGATCTCTACAAGGCGGGCGACGGCTCGGAGCTTTTCGAGCGCACGGCGTCGCGTCTCATCGAGATGCGCTCGCCCGACTATTTCACGAAGGCGGCGGCGAGCCGGGAAGCGGATGCGCCGGAAGGATAG
- a CDS encoding thiosulfate oxidation carrier protein SoxY: MRRRSLLMVTAVSAVAWAIGPERACARGAWSRLEGARAAVGDATPSLDGLALDVPLLSENGASVPVLIRPETLAPDDFIETLDLFAPSNPYPLVATLRLTALTGRGEIATRIRLNESQTVIAVARLASGAVLVAERDVRITASGCLMVIDADYSESLLETRVRVPKIFTPGKPGEVLTIISHPQETGLRKDASGRVLPKRLVERLDATLDGHRVLTVEFHRSLAANPYLRFFLTPPASGTLALRWTEDTGTTAEKSVAILVS; encoded by the coding sequence ATGAGGCGTCGGTCGTTACTCATGGTGACAGCCGTATCCGCTGTCGCGTGGGCGATTGGCCCTGAACGCGCCTGCGCTCGCGGGGCATGGTCTCGGCTCGAAGGTGCGCGCGCCGCCGTGGGAGACGCCACGCCCTCGCTCGACGGCCTCGCCCTCGATGTGCCGCTGCTCTCGGAAAACGGGGCGTCGGTGCCGGTGCTGATCCGCCCCGAAACGCTTGCGCCGGACGACTTCATCGAGACGCTCGACCTGTTCGCGCCCTCGAACCCCTACCCGCTCGTGGCCACGCTCCGGCTGACGGCCCTCACGGGACGCGGCGAGATCGCGACACGCATCCGCCTCAACGAAAGCCAGACCGTGATCGCGGTCGCGCGCCTCGCCTCGGGTGCCGTGCTCGTCGCCGAACGCGATGTGCGCATTACCGCTTCGGGCTGCCTGATGGTCATCGACGCCGATTACAGCGAATCCCTGCTGGAAACCCGCGTACGCGTGCCGAAAATATTCACGCCGGGCAAGCCCGGGGAAGTGCTGACCATCATCAGCCATCCCCAGGAGACCGGGCTGCGAAAGGATGCGAGCGGGCGCGTGCTGCCGAAGCGTCTCGTCGAGCGGCTCGATGCCACCCTCGACGGCCACCGCGTGCTGACGGTGGAATTCCATCGCTCGTTGGCGGCCAACCCCTACTTACGCTTTTTCCTGACGCCGCCGGCCAGCGGAACGCTGGCACTGCGCTGGACCGAGGACACGGGAACCACCGCCGAGAAAAGCGTCGCGATTCTCGTTTCGTAG
- a CDS encoding YeeE/YedE family protein: MTAVELLPWAAFLIGTAFGVAGQVSGFCLLSGLRGWWSGGDGRKIRAFALALAVAVVLSQLLDAAGYVSLARSAYAQPTLSLVTLVSGGVLFGYGMVMANGCGARSLVLLGGGNLRSFVVLLCIGIAAHMTLTGLIAPLRVAAASAITVAPGVSPPTLSGLAGMLWLEKEPARWLVVGLLAAVLTPFAFSHRPFRRDATQIVAALVIGALIPLGWFVTGYLGDDDFNPAPLTSLTFIGPIGDTIQYSMLATGIKASFGVCVVTGVFVGSLATALARRRVQLESFTSPRSMLRYIAGGVLMGAGGALALGCSIGHGLTGLSTLSLASFIAAASILGGAALGLHGPLHLAPVKP; encoded by the coding sequence TTGACCGCTGTCGAACTCTTGCCGTGGGCGGCCTTCCTCATCGGAACCGCCTTCGGCGTCGCCGGACAGGTGAGTGGCTTTTGCCTTCTGAGCGGACTGCGCGGCTGGTGGTCCGGGGGCGACGGGCGGAAAATTCGTGCATTCGCTCTCGCTCTCGCCGTAGCCGTCGTCCTCAGCCAGTTACTGGACGCGGCGGGCTACGTCTCGCTTGCCCGGTCGGCATACGCACAGCCGACGCTCTCGCTCGTCACGCTGGTGTCGGGCGGGGTTCTGTTCGGATATGGAATGGTCATGGCGAACGGCTGCGGCGCGCGCTCCCTCGTTCTTCTCGGGGGCGGCAACCTGCGGTCGTTCGTCGTGCTCCTCTGCATTGGCATCGCGGCGCATATGACGCTGACGGGGCTGATCGCGCCGCTGCGCGTTGCCGCCGCGAGCGCCATAACCGTCGCGCCGGGCGTATCTCCGCCGACATTGTCGGGGCTCGCCGGCATGCTATGGCTTGAGAAAGAGCCAGCACGGTGGCTCGTCGTGGGCTTGCTGGCAGCGGTGCTCACACCCTTCGCCTTCAGCCACCGGCCCTTCCGTCGCGATGCAACTCAGATTGTCGCCGCGCTCGTGATCGGCGCGCTTATCCCGCTCGGCTGGTTCGTGACCGGCTATCTGGGCGACGACGACTTCAATCCGGCGCCGCTGACCTCGTTGACCTTCATCGGTCCCATCGGCGACACGATCCAGTATTCCATGCTCGCGACCGGCATCAAGGCGTCGTTCGGCGTATGCGTCGTGACAGGGGTTTTCGTCGGCTCGCTGGCGACCGCGCTCGCGCGGCGTCGGGTCCAGCTCGAAAGCTTTACCTCTCCGCGATCCATGCTGCGTTATATCGCGGGCGGGGTGCTCATGGGCGCGGGCGGCGCGCTGGCGCTGGGCTGCTCCATCGGCCACGGACTGACGGGCCTCTCCACGCTCTCGCTCGCATCCTTTATCGCGGCGGCGAGCATCCTTGGCGGGGCCGCTCTCGGTCTGCACGGCCCGTTGCACCTTGCGCCGGTGAAGCCATGA
- a CDS encoding NAD(P)/FAD-dependent oxidoreductase → MITRRNLLAGLGAAALAPAIAAPALAKGKGAARVVVVGGGFGGATAAKYIKVRAPEINVTLIEPSPRFYTCPFSNLYLAGLRDFETIGHGYDELKKVYGVKVVRDFAQEVDPAAKTVKLKSGEKLSYDKLVLSPGIDFNWNGLQGYDEAASLLAPHSWKAGDQTRLLRKQLEALDDGGVFILVAPADPYRCPPGPYERAGLIASYLKAKKPKSKILILDSKDAFSKQGLFLAGWKQEYGDLIEWVPLSKDGKVVKVDAKSLTVETEFGTTHKAGVLNVIPPQKAGLIAERAGVTNKAGWVPIKPETFESQQVADIHVVGDATIAAPMPKSGFCANAQGKVAAAAIVASLQGRTTPNPSWVNTCYSLIGPEYGITVAGVYKVADGKIISVDGSGGVSPAAAAPDFRKREALYANAWYQAITNDTWGTALRA, encoded by the coding sequence ATGATCACACGTCGTAATCTGCTCGCTGGCTTGGGCGCGGCTGCGCTCGCTCCCGCGATTGCCGCTCCTGCCCTCGCAAAAGGCAAAGGCGCCGCCCGCGTTGTCGTTGTCGGCGGCGGCTTCGGCGGCGCTACCGCCGCCAAATATATCAAGGTCCGCGCGCCGGAGATAAACGTCACCCTGATCGAGCCGTCGCCGCGCTTCTACACCTGCCCTTTCTCGAATCTCTATCTTGCCGGACTCCGCGACTTCGAAACCATCGGTCACGGCTACGATGAGTTGAAGAAGGTCTACGGGGTGAAGGTTGTCCGCGACTTCGCGCAGGAGGTGGACCCGGCCGCCAAGACCGTAAAGTTGAAGTCGGGCGAGAAGCTTTCCTACGACAAGCTCGTGCTTTCGCCGGGCATCGACTTCAACTGGAACGGTCTTCAGGGCTATGACGAAGCGGCCTCGCTCCTCGCGCCTCATTCGTGGAAGGCCGGTGATCAGACGCGCCTGCTCCGCAAGCAGCTCGAAGCGCTCGACGATGGCGGCGTGTTCATCCTCGTCGCGCCCGCCGACCCGTACCGCTGCCCGCCCGGACCTTACGAGCGCGCGGGCCTTATCGCCAGCTACCTGAAAGCAAAGAAGCCCAAGTCGAAGATTCTTATCCTCGACTCGAAGGACGCCTTCTCGAAGCAGGGTCTTTTCCTTGCCGGGTGGAAGCAGGAGTATGGCGACCTGATCGAATGGGTTCCGCTGTCGAAAGATGGCAAGGTGGTCAAGGTCGATGCCAAGTCGCTCACGGTCGAAACCGAATTCGGCACAACGCACAAGGCCGGCGTTCTGAACGTCATCCCGCCGCAGAAGGCGGGCCTCATCGCCGAGCGGGCCGGCGTTACCAACAAGGCCGGCTGGGTGCCGATCAAGCCGGAAACCTTCGAGTCCCAGCAGGTGGCGGATATCCACGTCGTCGGCGATGCGACCATCGCCGCCCCGATGCCGAAATCCGGCTTCTGCGCGAATGCACAGGGCAAGGTGGCCGCCGCCGCCATCGTGGCGTCGTTGCAGGGGCGGACCACGCCGAACCCGTCGTGGGTCAACACCTGCTACAGCCTCATCGGGCCGGAATACGGCATCACTGTCGCGGGCGTCTACAAGGTCGCGGACGGCAAGATCATTTCGGTCGATGGGTCGGGCGGCGTGAGCCCGGCGGCCGCGGCCCCCGATTTCCGCAAACGTGAGGCACTTTACGCCAACGCTTGGTATCAGGCGATCACCAACGACACCTGGGGAACAGCGCTTCGCGCCTGA
- a CDS encoding c-type cytochrome, translating to MRYLGLIAGLMAGGMFFACTQPTLAQAETDVSVLAGTCTNCHGSNKNWKGVIPGLAGRPEPILLGLLKSYKAGDPNATVMSRIARGYSEDDLQAIANYYSKIKK from the coding sequence ATGAGATATTTGGGTTTGATAGCCGGTCTGATGGCAGGGGGAATGTTCTTCGCCTGCACACAGCCGACGCTTGCACAGGCGGAAACGGACGTGTCGGTTCTCGCCGGCACATGCACGAACTGCCACGGTTCCAACAAGAACTGGAAGGGCGTGATCCCCGGCCTGGCGGGCCGTCCCGAGCCGATCTTGCTCGGCTTGCTCAAGTCTTACAAAGCGGGAGATCCGAACGCCACGGTCATGTCCCGCATCGCTCGCGGCTATTCTGAAGACGACCTGCAAGCGATCGCCAATTATTACTCGAAAATCAAGAAGTGA
- the efp gene encoding elongation factor P: protein MKINGNEIRPGNVIEHNNSLWVAVKTQAVKPGKGPAYNQVELKNLINGSKLNERFRSSETVEKVRLEQKDFQFLYVQEDMLVFMDTESYEQIELAKDFVGERSAFLQDGMKVIVEMHEGRAIGIELPDQVTLTIVEADPVVKGQTAASSYKPAVLENGVRIMVPPFIASGEKVVVDTNEIAYIRRAE, encoded by the coding sequence ATGAAAATCAACGGCAACGAAATCCGTCCCGGCAACGTCATCGAGCACAACAACAGCCTTTGGGTTGCGGTGAAGACCCAGGCTGTGAAACCCGGCAAGGGTCCGGCCTACAATCAGGTCGAGCTTAAGAACCTCATCAACGGTTCAAAGCTCAACGAGCGCTTCCGCTCGTCAGAGACGGTGGAAAAGGTTCGCCTCGAACAGAAGGACTTCCAGTTCCTGTATGTTCAGGAAGACATGCTCGTTTTCATGGATACCGAATCCTATGAGCAGATCGAGCTGGCGAAGGATTTCGTGGGCGAGCGCTCGGCGTTCCTTCAGGACGGCATGAAGGTCATCGTGGAAATGCACGAAGGCCGCGCCATCGGCATCGAACTGCCCGATCAGGTGACGCTGACCATCGTGGAAGCCGACCCCGTTGTGAAAGGCCAGACGGCGGCCTCCTCCTACAAGCCCGCAGTGCTTGAAAATGGCGTGCGCATCATGGTCCCGCCCTTCATCGCGTCGGGCGAAAAGGTGGTCGTCGATACGAACGAGATCGCCTATATCCGCCGGGCGGAGTAG